In Thunnus thynnus chromosome 13, fThuThy2.1, whole genome shotgun sequence, the following proteins share a genomic window:
- the cfap58 gene encoding cilia- and flagella-associated protein 58 isoform X1 gives MEKPGPAGDDTFESLEEFQMILNELVGDKSMDQIRVEYEKLIHALKKSRENERRLMSKCRELNAEIVSTSTKVSAALKLSQEDETTITSLKRELDKAWKMVDAAHDKEKKDKETIGNLKEEVANLTKMAEQQTGLYMDQRQSDLLKMNEEVTKERDQLLTTVESLREKLNKVIATQQELEAQKESALENISQLQQELQVQQNEISREMRLKEKLDKEVKQLHVNMETKMGDIKALNLQGQRAKEEQQRLEQQLKELKILNERATKELEQMQVKNTKLQQECEQLSSVKEHLSLENQQNTNELKMREEEVNQMRQEIAKQTKMREAIQKKFHQMEDQKADVDVQKETLKAQIVGLEKDLESSQKQVEADKKTIDELIRERDILNKNTIKAAHSSEKQQNLVKLLEQDKKTLEHETSGYRQEAQKQRKIIQQLEKERDRYINETSNLMQKVQQKMNDVEVKEMEIFDWRKKVTEAECKLKQQENLLESVVSERNLYSKNLIEAQEEIAEMKRKMKTMNNQVTRLRDEITGKELALAKDQQEHKRLEKDNETLKGELQMIKLQLEETKQRIDSQKAEQQKLQKIIADGDDEQIRQRKQLEQVIRERDNLGKQLLHRNDERALLYEKIRIQQSILSKGDFHYNQRMEDIHLLKLEIKRLRRKKNILDKTVPNTQDLRRELFHLQRELLRERTRNSVLEEQLKPINIHRWRRLEGSDPSKYELIQKIQSLQKRLIAKTQELEERELLLQEKEKLYVELKHILARQPGPEAAEQLQHCQWTIRERTKKLKALIAELRVVDSKMNEYKSENQRLANELANIKKKYLSQKKLHSEQRTKTKVEQLEPLPQLSSKPHFTGGGFRIDNPQLLIRGFCSGGRLRHRFSLSKQVLSTHQAITSAARLLQG, from the exons ATGGAG AAACCAGGACCAGCAGGAGATGACACGTTTGAGTCCTTGGAGGAGTTCCAGATGATCCTCAATGAGCTTGTTGGGGATAAGAGCATGGACCAGATCCGGGTGGAGTATGAGAAACTCATCCATGCACTGAAGAAATCCCGTGAGAATGAGAGGAGACTAATGTCCAAATGCAGGGAGCTGAATGCAGAGATTGTGTCCACCTCAACCAAAGTCTCAGCTGCCCTGAAGCTGTCCCAGGAAGATGAGACAACAATTACTTCACTAAAGAGG GAGCTGGATAAAGCCTGGAAAATGGTTGATGCTGCTCAtgataaagagaaaaaggacAAAGAGACCATCGGGAATTTAAAAGAAGAAGTTGCCAACCTAACAAAAATGGCTGAACAACAAACTGGCCTCTATATGGACCAAAGGCAGAG CGATCTACTAAAAATGAATGAGGAGGTGACCAAGGAGAGGGACCAGCTGCTGACAACAGTGGAGAGTCtgagagaaaaactgaacaagGTCATCGCAACCCAGCAGGAGTTAGAGGCCCAAAAGGAGAGTGCTCTAGAGAATATCTCTCAG CTTCAACAGGAGCTTCAAGTGCAACAGAATGAGATTTCCCGGGAGATGAGGTTGAAGGAAAAGCTGGACAAGGAGGTGAAGCAGCTGCATGTCAACATGGAGACCAAGATGGGGGACATCAAAGCTCTGAATCTGCAGGGCCAAAGGGCcaaagaggagcagcagagattGGAGCAGCAGCTGAAAGAGCTGAAG ATCTTGAATGAGCGAGCCACCAAGGAGCTGGAGCAGATGCAAGTAAAGAACACCAAGCTGCAGCAGGAGTGTGAGCAGCTCTCATCAGTCAAAGAACACCTGTCTTTAGAAAACCAGCAGAACACAAATGAACTCAAG atgagagaagaagaggtgAATCAGATGCGCCAGGAGAttgccaaacaaacaaagatgagAGAAGCCATCCAGAAAAAATTTCACCAGATGGAGGATCAGAAAGCTGATGTGGACGTGCAGAAGGAGACATTGAAAGCTCAGATCGTTGGTCTGGAGAAGG ATCTTGAATCTTCCCAAAAGCAAGTTGAAGCTGACAAGAAAACCATAGACGAGctgatcagagagagagacatcttGAATAAG AACACGATCAAAGCTGCGCACTCGTCTGAGAAACAGCAGAACCTGGTGAAGCTCCTCGAGCAGGACAAGAAAACCTTGGAACACGAGACCAGCGGCTACCGGCAGGAGGCCCAGAAGCAGCGCAAGATCATCCAGCAGCTGGAGAAAGAACGTGACCGCTACATCAACGAGACCAGCAACCTCATGCAGAAG gtgcaacaaaaaatgaatgacgTAGAAGTAAAAGAGATGGAGATATTTGACTGGAGGAAGAAGGTCACTGAGGCAGAGTGCAAGCTCAAACAGCAAGAGAACCTGCTGGAGTCTGTCGTGTCTGAAAGAAACCTGTACAGCAAAAACCTCATCGAGGCTCAG GAAGAGATTgcagagatgaagaggaagatgaagaccATGAACAACCAGGTCACCCGGTTGAGAGATGAGATCACTGGGAAGGAGCTGGCCCTTGCCAAAGATCAGCAGGAGCACAAGCGCTTAGAGAAGGATAATGAGACTCTCAAG GGGGAGCTGCAGATGATTAAGCTTCAGCTGGAGGAAACAAAGCAGCGCATTGACAGTCAGAAAGCAGAGCAACAAAAACTGCAGAAGATTATAGCCGACGGTGATGACGAGCAAATCCGACAGAGGAAACAACTGGAACAG GTGATCAGAGAGCGGGACAACCTGGGCAAGCAGCTGCTACACCGCAACGATGAGCGTGCCCTGCTGTATGAGAAGATCAGGATCCAGCAATCGATCCTGAGCAAGGGGGACTTCCACTACAACCAGAGGATGGAAGACATCCACCTCCTCAAGCTGGAGATCAAGAGGCTCCGGCGCAAGAAGAACATCCTGGACAAGACTGTACCCAACACACAGGACTTGAG ACGAGAGCTGTTCCACCTGCAGAGGGAGCTGCTCAGAGAAAGGACGAGGAACAGTGTGCTGGAGGAACAGCTGAAGCCCATAAATATTCATAGATGGAGACGACTGGAG GGCAGTGACCCCAGCAAATACGAACTCATCCAGAAGATTCAGTCCTTACAGAAACGACTGATCGCCAAAACTCAAGAGCTTGAGGAAAGAGAACTCCTATTACAG GAAAAGGAGAAGCTGTATGTGGAGCTGAAGCACATTCTGGCCCGGCAGCCGGGTCCAGAGGCAGCGGAGCAGCTCCAGCATTGCCAGTGGACGATCAGAGAGAGAACCAAAAAGCTCAAG GCGTTGATAGCTGAGCTGAGAGTGGTCGACTCAAAGATGAATGAGTACAAAAGTGAGAATCAAAGATTGGCCAATGAGCTGGCAAACATCAAGAAGAAGTACCTGAGC
- the cfap58 gene encoding cilia- and flagella-associated protein 58 isoform X2 translates to MEKPGPAGDDTFESLEEFQMILNELVGDKSMDQIRVEYEKLIHALKKSRENERRLMSKCRELNAEIVSTSTKVSAALKLSQEDETTITSLKRELDKAWKMVDAAHDKEKKDKETIGNLKEEVANLTKMAEQQTGLYMDQRQSDLLKMNEEVTKERDQLLTTVESLREKLNKVIATQQELEAQKESALENISQLQQELQVQQNEISREMRLKEKLDKEVKQLHVNMETKMGDIKALNLQGQRAKEEQQRLEQQLKELKILNERATKELEQMQVKNTKLQQECEQLSSVKEHLSLENQQNTNELKMREEEVNQMRQEIAKQTKMREAIQKKFHQMEDQKADVDVQKETLKAQIVGLEKDLESSQKQVEADKKTIDELIRERDILNKNTIKAAHSSEKQQNLVKLLEQDKKTLEHETSGYRQEAQKQRKIIQQLEKERDRYINETSNLMQKVQQKMNDVEVKEMEIFDWRKKVTEAECKLKQQENLLESVVSERNLYSKNLIEAQEEIAEMKRKMKTMNNQVTRLRDEITGKELALAKDQQEHKRLEKDNETLKGELQMIKLQLEETKQRIDSQKAEQQKLQKIIADGDDEQIRQRKQLEQVIRERDNLGKQLLHRNDERALLYEKIRIQQSILSKGDFHYNQRMEDIHLLKLEIKRLRRKKNILDKTVPNTQDLRRELFHLQRELLRERTRNSVLEEQLKPINIHRWRRLEGSDPSKYELIQKIQSLQKRLIAKTQELEERELLLQEKEKLYVELKHILARQPGPEAAEQLQHCQWTIRERTKKLKALIAELRVVDSKMNEYKSENQRLANELANIKKKYLSQKKLHSEQRTKTKVEQLEPLPQLSSKPHFTGGGFRIDNPVRR, encoded by the exons ATGGAG AAACCAGGACCAGCAGGAGATGACACGTTTGAGTCCTTGGAGGAGTTCCAGATGATCCTCAATGAGCTTGTTGGGGATAAGAGCATGGACCAGATCCGGGTGGAGTATGAGAAACTCATCCATGCACTGAAGAAATCCCGTGAGAATGAGAGGAGACTAATGTCCAAATGCAGGGAGCTGAATGCAGAGATTGTGTCCACCTCAACCAAAGTCTCAGCTGCCCTGAAGCTGTCCCAGGAAGATGAGACAACAATTACTTCACTAAAGAGG GAGCTGGATAAAGCCTGGAAAATGGTTGATGCTGCTCAtgataaagagaaaaaggacAAAGAGACCATCGGGAATTTAAAAGAAGAAGTTGCCAACCTAACAAAAATGGCTGAACAACAAACTGGCCTCTATATGGACCAAAGGCAGAG CGATCTACTAAAAATGAATGAGGAGGTGACCAAGGAGAGGGACCAGCTGCTGACAACAGTGGAGAGTCtgagagaaaaactgaacaagGTCATCGCAACCCAGCAGGAGTTAGAGGCCCAAAAGGAGAGTGCTCTAGAGAATATCTCTCAG CTTCAACAGGAGCTTCAAGTGCAACAGAATGAGATTTCCCGGGAGATGAGGTTGAAGGAAAAGCTGGACAAGGAGGTGAAGCAGCTGCATGTCAACATGGAGACCAAGATGGGGGACATCAAAGCTCTGAATCTGCAGGGCCAAAGGGCcaaagaggagcagcagagattGGAGCAGCAGCTGAAAGAGCTGAAG ATCTTGAATGAGCGAGCCACCAAGGAGCTGGAGCAGATGCAAGTAAAGAACACCAAGCTGCAGCAGGAGTGTGAGCAGCTCTCATCAGTCAAAGAACACCTGTCTTTAGAAAACCAGCAGAACACAAATGAACTCAAG atgagagaagaagaggtgAATCAGATGCGCCAGGAGAttgccaaacaaacaaagatgagAGAAGCCATCCAGAAAAAATTTCACCAGATGGAGGATCAGAAAGCTGATGTGGACGTGCAGAAGGAGACATTGAAAGCTCAGATCGTTGGTCTGGAGAAGG ATCTTGAATCTTCCCAAAAGCAAGTTGAAGCTGACAAGAAAACCATAGACGAGctgatcagagagagagacatcttGAATAAG AACACGATCAAAGCTGCGCACTCGTCTGAGAAACAGCAGAACCTGGTGAAGCTCCTCGAGCAGGACAAGAAAACCTTGGAACACGAGACCAGCGGCTACCGGCAGGAGGCCCAGAAGCAGCGCAAGATCATCCAGCAGCTGGAGAAAGAACGTGACCGCTACATCAACGAGACCAGCAACCTCATGCAGAAG gtgcaacaaaaaatgaatgacgTAGAAGTAAAAGAGATGGAGATATTTGACTGGAGGAAGAAGGTCACTGAGGCAGAGTGCAAGCTCAAACAGCAAGAGAACCTGCTGGAGTCTGTCGTGTCTGAAAGAAACCTGTACAGCAAAAACCTCATCGAGGCTCAG GAAGAGATTgcagagatgaagaggaagatgaagaccATGAACAACCAGGTCACCCGGTTGAGAGATGAGATCACTGGGAAGGAGCTGGCCCTTGCCAAAGATCAGCAGGAGCACAAGCGCTTAGAGAAGGATAATGAGACTCTCAAG GGGGAGCTGCAGATGATTAAGCTTCAGCTGGAGGAAACAAAGCAGCGCATTGACAGTCAGAAAGCAGAGCAACAAAAACTGCAGAAGATTATAGCCGACGGTGATGACGAGCAAATCCGACAGAGGAAACAACTGGAACAG GTGATCAGAGAGCGGGACAACCTGGGCAAGCAGCTGCTACACCGCAACGATGAGCGTGCCCTGCTGTATGAGAAGATCAGGATCCAGCAATCGATCCTGAGCAAGGGGGACTTCCACTACAACCAGAGGATGGAAGACATCCACCTCCTCAAGCTGGAGATCAAGAGGCTCCGGCGCAAGAAGAACATCCTGGACAAGACTGTACCCAACACACAGGACTTGAG ACGAGAGCTGTTCCACCTGCAGAGGGAGCTGCTCAGAGAAAGGACGAGGAACAGTGTGCTGGAGGAACAGCTGAAGCCCATAAATATTCATAGATGGAGACGACTGGAG GGCAGTGACCCCAGCAAATACGAACTCATCCAGAAGATTCAGTCCTTACAGAAACGACTGATCGCCAAAACTCAAGAGCTTGAGGAAAGAGAACTCCTATTACAG GAAAAGGAGAAGCTGTATGTGGAGCTGAAGCACATTCTGGCCCGGCAGCCGGGTCCAGAGGCAGCGGAGCAGCTCCAGCATTGCCAGTGGACGATCAGAGAGAGAACCAAAAAGCTCAAG GCGTTGATAGCTGAGCTGAGAGTGGTCGACTCAAAGATGAATGAGTACAAAAGTGAGAATCAAAGATTGGCCAATGAGCTGGCAAACATCAAGAAGAAGTACCTGAGC
- the cfap58 gene encoding cilia- and flagella-associated protein 58 isoform X3 codes for MEKPGPAGDDTFESLEEFQMILNELVGDKSMDQIRVEYEKLIHALKKSRENERRLMSKCRELNAEIVSTSTKVSAALKLSQEDETTITSLKRELDKAWKMVDAAHDKEKKDKETIGNLKEEVANLTKMAEQQTGLYMDQRQSDLLKMNEEVTKERDQLLTTVESLREKLNKVIATQQELEAQKESALENISQLQQELQVQQNEISREMRLKEKLDKEVKQLHVNMETKMGDIKALNLQGQRAKEEQQRLEQQLKELKILNERATKELEQMQVKNTKLQQECEQLSSVKEHLSLENQQNTNELKMREEEVNQMRQEIAKQTKMREAIQKKFHQMEDQKADVDVQKETLKAQIVGLEKDLESSQKQVEADKKTIDELIRERDILNKNTIKAAHSSEKQQNLVKLLEQDKKTLEHETSGYRQEAQKQRKIIQQLEKERDRYINETSNLMQKVQQKMNDVEVKEMEIFDWRKKVTEAECKLKQQENLLESVVSERNLYSKNLIEAQEEIAEMKRKMKTMNNQVTRLRDEITGKELALAKDQQEHKRLEKDNETLKGELQMIKLQLEETKQRIDSQKAEQQKLQKIIADGDDEQIRQRKQLEQVIRERDNLGKQLLHRNDERALLYEKIRIQQSILSKGDFHYNQRMEDIHLLKLEIKRLRRKKNILDKTVPNTQDLRRELFHLQRELLRERTRNSVLEEQLKPINIHRWRRLE; via the exons ATGGAG AAACCAGGACCAGCAGGAGATGACACGTTTGAGTCCTTGGAGGAGTTCCAGATGATCCTCAATGAGCTTGTTGGGGATAAGAGCATGGACCAGATCCGGGTGGAGTATGAGAAACTCATCCATGCACTGAAGAAATCCCGTGAGAATGAGAGGAGACTAATGTCCAAATGCAGGGAGCTGAATGCAGAGATTGTGTCCACCTCAACCAAAGTCTCAGCTGCCCTGAAGCTGTCCCAGGAAGATGAGACAACAATTACTTCACTAAAGAGG GAGCTGGATAAAGCCTGGAAAATGGTTGATGCTGCTCAtgataaagagaaaaaggacAAAGAGACCATCGGGAATTTAAAAGAAGAAGTTGCCAACCTAACAAAAATGGCTGAACAACAAACTGGCCTCTATATGGACCAAAGGCAGAG CGATCTACTAAAAATGAATGAGGAGGTGACCAAGGAGAGGGACCAGCTGCTGACAACAGTGGAGAGTCtgagagaaaaactgaacaagGTCATCGCAACCCAGCAGGAGTTAGAGGCCCAAAAGGAGAGTGCTCTAGAGAATATCTCTCAG CTTCAACAGGAGCTTCAAGTGCAACAGAATGAGATTTCCCGGGAGATGAGGTTGAAGGAAAAGCTGGACAAGGAGGTGAAGCAGCTGCATGTCAACATGGAGACCAAGATGGGGGACATCAAAGCTCTGAATCTGCAGGGCCAAAGGGCcaaagaggagcagcagagattGGAGCAGCAGCTGAAAGAGCTGAAG ATCTTGAATGAGCGAGCCACCAAGGAGCTGGAGCAGATGCAAGTAAAGAACACCAAGCTGCAGCAGGAGTGTGAGCAGCTCTCATCAGTCAAAGAACACCTGTCTTTAGAAAACCAGCAGAACACAAATGAACTCAAG atgagagaagaagaggtgAATCAGATGCGCCAGGAGAttgccaaacaaacaaagatgagAGAAGCCATCCAGAAAAAATTTCACCAGATGGAGGATCAGAAAGCTGATGTGGACGTGCAGAAGGAGACATTGAAAGCTCAGATCGTTGGTCTGGAGAAGG ATCTTGAATCTTCCCAAAAGCAAGTTGAAGCTGACAAGAAAACCATAGACGAGctgatcagagagagagacatcttGAATAAG AACACGATCAAAGCTGCGCACTCGTCTGAGAAACAGCAGAACCTGGTGAAGCTCCTCGAGCAGGACAAGAAAACCTTGGAACACGAGACCAGCGGCTACCGGCAGGAGGCCCAGAAGCAGCGCAAGATCATCCAGCAGCTGGAGAAAGAACGTGACCGCTACATCAACGAGACCAGCAACCTCATGCAGAAG gtgcaacaaaaaatgaatgacgTAGAAGTAAAAGAGATGGAGATATTTGACTGGAGGAAGAAGGTCACTGAGGCAGAGTGCAAGCTCAAACAGCAAGAGAACCTGCTGGAGTCTGTCGTGTCTGAAAGAAACCTGTACAGCAAAAACCTCATCGAGGCTCAG GAAGAGATTgcagagatgaagaggaagatgaagaccATGAACAACCAGGTCACCCGGTTGAGAGATGAGATCACTGGGAAGGAGCTGGCCCTTGCCAAAGATCAGCAGGAGCACAAGCGCTTAGAGAAGGATAATGAGACTCTCAAG GGGGAGCTGCAGATGATTAAGCTTCAGCTGGAGGAAACAAAGCAGCGCATTGACAGTCAGAAAGCAGAGCAACAAAAACTGCAGAAGATTATAGCCGACGGTGATGACGAGCAAATCCGACAGAGGAAACAACTGGAACAG GTGATCAGAGAGCGGGACAACCTGGGCAAGCAGCTGCTACACCGCAACGATGAGCGTGCCCTGCTGTATGAGAAGATCAGGATCCAGCAATCGATCCTGAGCAAGGGGGACTTCCACTACAACCAGAGGATGGAAGACATCCACCTCCTCAAGCTGGAGATCAAGAGGCTCCGGCGCAAGAAGAACATCCTGGACAAGACTGTACCCAACACACAGGACTTGAG ACGAGAGCTGTTCCACCTGCAGAGGGAGCTGCTCAGAGAAAGGACGAGGAACAGTGTGCTGGAGGAACAGCTGAAGCCCATAAATATTCATAGATGGAGACGACTGGAG TGA